In the Aquimarina spinulae genome, TTTATTTTGCTTCAAAACAAAAACATAGATAATCCCAAAGCATACTTGATCAAATCGGTTATTAATACTTCGATCAATAAAAAAAAGCGTCAGAAAAAATTTGTTTCAGAAAATATCTACCTTCCAGAACCTATTGCTACCGATACCGCTGATAATGATTTATACTTAAAAGATATCGTTTCGTACTCATTATTGATTTTATTAGATCAATTAACTGTAAAAGAAAGAGCTGTTTTTGTGCTGAAAGAAGCATTTAATTATTCTCATAATGATATCGCCATAGTTCTTTCTAGCACTCCTGAGAACTCGAGAAAATTGTTAAGTCGGGCAAAGACTAAATTAAAAAAAACCAGTCAAAAGAATTTGATCTCTAAAACTAAAAATACAGAAGAATATCTTAATAATTACAGTACTGCGATACGAGAAAGAGATATCAAAAAGTTAGAGCAACTTTTTGCAAATGATATTACCATGATTGCTGATGGTGGTGACAAAATTAAGGTTCTTAGAAATTTCACCAGCGGAAAACAAAGCTGTATCAAACTGATTCTTGAAGTTTTTAATAAATTTCAATCGCTACAAAACACCAGATATATTGAAGTTAATCACCAACCAGCAATAGCCTATTTTGATAACGATATATTATCATCTTGTCAAGTATTTTCAATTAATCAAGATCAAAAAATTTATAAAATTAGTTCTGTAGTTGATCCAGAAAAACTCAAAAATATTGCAAAAAAGATATATTAGCGTCACGTTTTCATATTGTGATTTGTCATACAGGTAAATGACATATATATACCATGAAAACATTATTAAGAATTGATGCAAGCTCTAGAACGCAAGGGTCTCATTCTAGAGAATTGGCAGATTACCTCGAAACAAAATGGAGAACATTATATCCATCAGGTAAGGTTATTTATAGAGATCTTGTAACTTCTGTTATTCCGCATATACATAACACAACAATTCAAGGGTTTTATACTCCAAAAGAACGTATGTCTCAGGAATTTTTTGCAGCTACTGCTCTATCTGATGAACTAATCAAAGAATTAAATGGCGTAGATGAAATATTGATAAGTAGTCCTTTATACAACTTAAATATCCCGTCTAATCTTAAGGCATATATCGATCATGTTGTTAGAATAGATCACACTTTTGGAATACACAAAGATGGCTCTTATCATGGATTATTAAAAGATAAAAAAGCTTACCTGGCACTAGTAAAAGGAGGTACTTATGTAGGTACTGCTATGCAGGCTTATGATTTTCAGGAACCCTATCTAAAAGCAATACTACATCATATGGGGATCATGGTGAAAAACATTTTTTCTCTTGAAGGAACCAGCAAAGCAGATATTCTACAGCATAATATCACAAACATTCATAAACAAATCGATACTATTTTTAAAAACTAAAATACCATGAAAGAAGATTTTTTTAACGATACACTAGAAAATAAAGAAGTACTAATCCTGCCCGATGAAGGAGAAACATTTACTATGAATAGCATTTCTTTTACTTTTAAACTAACTAGTGAATTATCGAATGATCAATTAGGAGTTTATGAAATAGTTTTAGCACCCCGAGCCATTGGTGCCAAGTTACATTATCATAGATTTATGGACGAAACTTTTATAGTAAATAAGGGAACACTCACTCTTTTTACAGGAACTAAAGGCGATAAACATCTAATTGGTCCTGGTACTGTAGCATATGCTCCTAGATTTACCCCTCACGGATTTCAAAATGACACCGATGAAGAAGTCCGGCTTACCCTACTTTTTAATCCTTCACAAAAAAGAGAAGGTTTTTTTAGAGGGTTATATGAAACGCTTAACAGTGACACTATTGATCCTGAAAAATATTTAAAACTTTATAACAAATACGATAGTTTTCCTGTCGATACTTCTAATATGTTACCTATTAGAGATCATTAATTTTAAAGTGATTGGTCATGTTTTCACTTGTTTTCTATCTTTTGCCAGAGATGAATACATTAAAAATTGATAAAAATCGATACAATTTCATAGATTGTAATAGCAAACAGCATAAATTTGCAATATTGATTATATGTTAAGTGGTAAAAGTATTTTTGTATATGCATTTTACACAACAACAACTCAATACACTAACAAACAGATAGTTAAATTAAATAAAGAAAAATTTAACAGTAAAAAATTTGCTTTACTAGACGACTGGTCATATTTTTGTCGTCCCAAAATGAAAATAATGTCGAAAACCATAAAACATGAGATCAAAGCCGATTACCTTTTAGAAAAAGGGATGGAAATCATTTGGTCTAAAGGTTACAATGGTACTAGTGTAAATGACATTGTTAAGGCAGCTGATGTTCCTAAAGGTTCTTTTTACTTCTATTTTGATAGTAAAGAAGATTTTGCAATTAAGGCTTTGGACAAGTATTTTACAACGCAGGTTACTCCTGCTTTAGTGATTTTACGTGACAAATCATTTTCTGCAAAACAACGTCTGATTAATTTTTATGAATATAGAATTGAAGTAGTAAAAAAAGAATTAGAATGCAAAAATGGATGTATGGCTTGTAATCTAAGTAATGAAATGGCCGAACATAATGAAAACATACGAGAGGCTGTCTTAGAAAAACATGATACAATAAAGACAGAAATTATTAAAGTTGCCATAGAAGCTCAAAAACAAGGAGAAATAGATGCTTCGATTGATGTTGCAAACATGGTAGATTTTATTGAAGATGCTGGTAAAGGAGCAATGACAAGTATGAAAGAGACCCAAAGTGCTTATCCAATGGATAATGTAATGAATATGACCAGGCAGTTATTTTTAAAATAATTTTTTTTGATATATATATATATAGACGACCGGTCAATTGTTAATATTTAAATAATCCTATAATATGATGTAAACCATAATTTAGTAAATCAAACAACAAATAATAGTCGACTGGTCAATTATAAAACTTAAATGTTTTAAAAAAAAATTATCAAAGACCATGTCCTAATATCAATATCCGAATCGTCTAAACATAAAAACTCATAATAATCTGTACCATATCATCTTGTACCATATCACAAGTCGACTGGTCAACTAACAACTAATAATTATATGAATGCACTAAAAAAAGCAGGTAACGCTACCAATGCGTTTGCAAAGAAATGGGCAGAATTTGTAATCAAATTCAAATGGCCTGTATTAATTTCCACATTAGTCATTGCAATGGGGCTTGGTTCACAAGGTAATATGGAATTTGATGGTGATTATCACGTATTTTTCAGTGAATCTAACCCAGAGCTTGAAGCTTTTGACGCCTTGCAGGATAAATACACCAAGGATGACAATATTGTTATTGTACTCTCTCCTTCTAATGGCGATATATTTACAAAAGAGAACCTAATTGCTATTGAAGAACTTACAGCCGAAGCTTGGAACACTCCCTACTCTTCTCGTGTAGATGCAGTAACAAATTTTCAGCATACGAGTGCCCAGGGTGATGATTTATACGTAGACGATCTATCGTATGAATCTGCTTCTAAAACTGATTCAGAAATTAAAGCGATTAAAGAAAAAGCATTAAAAGAACCTCTTTTGGTAAATCGTCTGCTTAATGAAAAAGGGAGTGTTACTGCAATTAATGTAACAGTACGACTCCCAGGAAAAGATAGTGCCAAGGAGATACCAGAAGTGACTGCTTTTGTTAGAAAATCAATTTCTGATTTTCAAGAAAAATATCCAAATTTTCAGATACACTCATCGGGATTAGTACCTCTTAATACTGCTTTCTTCGAATCTTCGATGAGAGATATGATGTTAACCCTGATTATGT is a window encoding:
- a CDS encoding sigma factor-like helix-turn-helix DNA-binding protein; this encodes MFDFDTYQEFLFPFAYNILGSTDDAKDAIQDTLNAFILLQNKNIDNPKAYLIKSVINTSINKKKRQKKFVSENIYLPEPIATDTADNDLYLKDIVSYSLLILLDQLTVKERAVFVLKEAFNYSHNDIAIVLSSTPENSRKLLSRAKTKLKKTSQKNLISKTKNTEEYLNNYSTAIRERDIKKLEQLFANDITMIADGGDKIKVLRNFTSGKQSCIKLILEVFNKFQSLQNTRYIEVNHQPAIAYFDNDILSSCQVFSINQDQKIYKISSVVDPEKLKNIAKKIY
- a CDS encoding FMN-dependent NADH-azoreductase is translated as MKTLLRIDASSRTQGSHSRELADYLETKWRTLYPSGKVIYRDLVTSVIPHIHNTTIQGFYTPKERMSQEFFAATALSDELIKELNGVDEILISSPLYNLNIPSNLKAYIDHVVRIDHTFGIHKDGSYHGLLKDKKAYLALVKGGTYVGTAMQAYDFQEPYLKAILHHMGIMVKNIFSLEGTSKADILQHNITNIHKQIDTIFKN
- a CDS encoding cupin domain-containing protein — protein: MKEDFFNDTLENKEVLILPDEGETFTMNSISFTFKLTSELSNDQLGVYEIVLAPRAIGAKLHYHRFMDETFIVNKGTLTLFTGTKGDKHLIGPGTVAYAPRFTPHGFQNDTDEEVRLTLLFNPSQKREGFFRGLYETLNSDTIDPEKYLKLYNKYDSFPVDTSNMLPIRDH
- a CDS encoding TetR/AcrR family transcriptional regulator, whose amino-acid sequence is MSKTIKHEIKADYLLEKGMEIIWSKGYNGTSVNDIVKAADVPKGSFYFYFDSKEDFAIKALDKYFTTQVTPALVILRDKSFSAKQRLINFYEYRIEVVKKELECKNGCMACNLSNEMAEHNENIREAVLEKHDTIKTEIIKVAIEAQKQGEIDASIDVANMVDFIEDAGKGAMTSMKETQSAYPMDNVMNMTRQLFLK